A section of the Oryza sativa Japonica Group chromosome 1, ASM3414082v1 genome encodes:
- the LOC4326151 gene encoding serine/threonine-protein kinase ATM isoform X2, with translation MATSRDADEIIEKLSSDRARTRDEGVKLLGTWLQGDRAFSFCRLLARNTANLKPAHLPASATWPFLIMALTKCVIADISGKKRSPKSAAARMLRLAVQCAQDFRLSGRSLLLISVAKKLFSHIWEVVKDAPSFLIEYSIILRQLLTVKEYRYQMKPRTYSSFVVLYMKKVATGFDEKISNQASSKEESFRCTLTLHVLLENPPGDYPDIMREEVLCGFCAICSNIREEGKLTRKLIECVNTFLLKDGPNLGCKSVDIHNAVQDFMFHSWPVTHDRALKSLFITYAKVQLELARAIPEILEKLLDVIIKELDQNFNTGAGLVWCEAPRDEKAGSLRCFQEELMDLSATALYLAYKCTPRTSHNKKKLKTEHVMTAIMDSLLRGSLVWSGSICCLIHKYGYRVDKSLLINWFKATCKGLKSVLSNANALRFQDSLLWLIRVLKEFSALLMSSARDAPPFWLTNDEMSILEGYWQDTWNSLIHALPLFSTTALVVDSVLRLLGEMIMRDQVHASFVSEDTWDLQIFKQLPSSSTLYFIACYFSKIGFQGDVSNSIFIRKNLLRSTFELVHSKGFSLLNEQSVLMIPETIFSLCAGFSSPVINSADTSQLFGECKNLSKDKCWSHEEELGYSVETLSEINLESPTKAMSEKCSRAHLPRHIQQPLLLELLEFTKGFMSSNKQFEKVDLPNLVYACSLVCNLIHCSLLSRVFEEKSSFLQVMLDYVTNAIKHIVSVVMKEHAELSHGLTNLGSVFDTTGSALSSFKSFMHSPLFSLWRVNNKTSSVLGVTELLDELLEAISELFAQFSSLMNNFDGDNPSKMLPVPFVSLSEDLHPDNRSSFVDMDLDMTGSGEVDPVTAGGSGSMGISPRPLECKLELVCIISTFFSVVPLHTWEVLYNLADKEVNIKVGQAILLELCTNISASSSSLSSVLNLVVDMWERSACTLLSSADCLAHVHALLRNLTANCDVGHNTDGRSQGCKVASNENQDVFLDLLNKATEISFTDWFFRIRLINCISNFIYLFPDVAQDMIGHLLSMLHDTDYRVRLYLARKIVVLFQIWEGHSELFHDVCSSIGVKMVQFSNENPVRAREVLAIGPQPVPIIETALITLAHLSLQSEDIEVECVFMISAVAAIEPSQRELTYALFDSVSKRLNYASRSKYLDQLIGPILFRWVACEVSLVSLVEVKEMFGFKSDEPKNFIEHCCSWLLSFLILRGETADLNWLSKILSQPLSAVIKGYFVPIFGLCIAARYGSGPEKDLAETVLCESLLQLGEISEPERDDLIKKHMVSIVGFLLSVSSSSRQPEIPHFSKEAVAHSVKTVVDGFMDAMDGNLAETVVIDKINIFRSDRVFKFLLAIHQQIADASHPRHIRHRLCAIEVLIDVLGHRVALYSTWFYIICIVGSYIQRQPLQDQCCNILSKLLAAFNSNCSTETDAALGKQLQLLVPKLVTCCLRNEKGGKGAIADSSRVLSLLRQLTVDADPLLYDYIRDLEPLPSFDCLKDIQVFHASLSGSYDSRDQFLKFVSRAPHLPPELFLLSLRMHHKKLLLGEIIYRGDVSVDNADTISCWHSDPDVVSAVWTLVDLCSSSSVANEASSVLADFISRAGISDVHQVIFHVPNLTEKYPIQPHISKEDKLPSDYGISDDILVGLLKLLKACLSDESAEIIDVTSRTLRGVLSTARGLNALHCLDSLDRSLLMVHSRGINAQVVEQTLLGMEKVSGVSLEDSDLWRTDGRTYKQWLCTLVGSLICHCDDIILRLCRSIAFLKVEVAELLLASALVNIAGNLDSNAGICRLISSMVEEKIFCDSNHLMKSVYLFLDALNVVRSYYVAEKARGCPSNTLKDGRSVRSKSRSPTTTPSSSWKKVYWLSVDYLVAARAANRCSCDFATLMYVELWCEEKFNMLALGPPDFSHEESLPPHIDLLVASFTRINELDSIYGITLANEITSQIIRYEHEGDWSSALEYHDLLVRSTRKENHGSLAGTALTGPSDVPSKAEEKMLNWQMHKGLMRSLQKTGCSHVLDVYCQGLSNQKSCLQQDSEFIDMQYEAAWRAGNWDFSFFIPYSSQPSTHSQSYCLFNGNLHSCLRALQNGDSEEFHVKLSNSKMDLVLALSNASKESTKYIHSTVIKLQMLDHLTMAWDLRWKFCLNQTSKSYVGNKDFSPVPTVPTRMQLELLNKEWTFILCQTERNLDLLEPFLAFRSAVLKILGSEEHLREHLFQSASALRKGARFSLAAAALYELKELRYHMDHQAMPNSYFLFKLEEAKLLRAQGQHDMAINLGKYILKNHPDKKNVSDVYRLVGKWLAETRSSNSRTIIDDYLRHSVDFTELHKCPDKKYKSRQCRTYFHLAHYTDGLFKSYEERLSSNEWQAALRLRKYKSKELDTLMKRLKSSSKSEKTDYSVKIQELQKQLALDEEEAGKIQDDRDKFLNLALQGYQRSLVVGGKYDLQVVFRLVSLWFSLFSREQVVKAMMKTTKEVQSYKFIPLVYQIASRLGSSKDAQGSTNFQNALASLLKKMAIDHPYHTIFQLLALANGDRVKDKQRSRSSFIVDMDKKLAAENLLKDLSSSHGALIRQMKQMVEIYIKLAELETKKEDTNKRIPLPREIRSICQLELVPVVTASIPVDPNCQYEEGSFPHFNGLADSIMVMNGINAPKVIECIGSDGNKYRQLAKSGNDDLRQDAVVPFTPSAGVVEWVNGTVPLAEYLVGSTRSGGAHGRYGTGDWTYHQCRETMTNEKDKRRAFVKVCNNFRPVMHHFFLERFLQPADWFQSRLAYTRSVAASSMVGYIVGLGDRHSQNILIDQETAEVVHIDLGVAFEQGLMLKTPERVPFRLTRDMIDGMGVTGVEGVFRRCCEKTLSVMRANKEALVTIIEVFVHDPLYKWALSPLKALQRQKESEDIDSCLDDSQEACEGNKDAARAILRVKQKLDGYEDGEMRSVQGQVQQLIQDAVDADRLCQMFPGWGAWL, from the exons ATGGCGACCTCCCGCGACGCCGATGAGATCATCGAGAAGCTCTCCTCCGACCGGGCCAGAACCCGCGAT GAGGGGGTGAAGCTGCTGGGCACCTGGCTGCAAGGCGACCGCGCCTTCTCCTTCTGCCGCCTCCTCGCCCGCAACACCGCCAACCTCAAGCCCGCCCATCTCCCCGCCT CCGCCACATGGCCCTTCCTCATCATGGCGCTCACCAAATGCGTCATCGCCGACATCTCCGGCAAGAAGCGCTCTCCCAAGAGCGCCGCTGCCAGGATGCTCCGCCTCGCCGTCCAGTGCGCTCAAGACTTCCGCCTCTCAG GGCGGTCGTTACTTTTGATTTCCGTCGCTAAGAAACTTTTCAGTCATATATGGGAGGTTGTAAAAGATGCTCCCAGCTTTCTGATAGAGTACAGCATAATTCTTAGGCAGCTTTTAACTGTTAAGGAGTACCGGTATCAGATGAAACCTCGAACATATAGCA GTTTTGTTGTGCTCTACATGAAGAAAGTTGCGACTggttttgatgaaaaaatcagTAATCAGGCCAGCTCCAAGGAGGAATCCTTCCGTTGTACACTGACCCTTCACGTTCTACTTGAAAACCCACCGGGTGATTACCCTGATATCATGAGGGAGGAGGTCCTTTGTGGGTTTTGTGCAATATGCTCAAATATTAG GGAAGAGGGAAAGCTGACCCGCAAACTTATAGAATGCGTTAACACCTTTCTACTGAAGGATGGGCCAAACCTGGGATGCAAATCTGTTGATATCCATAATGCTGTTCAAGATTTTATGTTCCATTCTTGGCCTGTGACCCACGACAGGGCTTTGAAG AGCTTGTTCATCACCTATGCAAAGGTTCAGCTGGAACTTGCTAGGGCTATTCCTGAGATTTTGGAAAAACTTCTTGATGTCATCATTAAGGAATTAGACCAAAATTTTAATACTGGAGCCGGTTTAGTATG GTGCGAGGCACCTCGAGACGAGAAAGCTGGCTCCTTGAGGTGCTTCCAGGAAGAATTGATGGATCTATCTGCTACTGCCTTATATCTG GCCTACAAATGCACACCGAGGACATCACATAACAAGAAAAAGTTAAAGACGGAGCATGTTATGACCGCCATCATGGATAGCCTGCTGAGAGGATCCCTTGTTTG GAGTGGTTCTATTTGTTGTCTTATTCACAAGTATGGGTACCGAGTGGATAAATCTTTGTTGATCAATTGGTTCAAGGCGACCTGTAAGGGTTTGAAAAG TGTTTTGAGCAATGCAAATGCCCTACGGTTTCAAGATTCACTGCTTTGGCTTATCAG GGTTCTCAAGGAGTTCTCTGCGCTTCTCATGTCTAGTGCTAGGGATGCACCACCATTTTGGTTAACAAATGACGAG ATGTCAATTTTGGAAGGTTATTGGCAAGATACCTGGAATTCTCTTATTCACGCACTTCCTTTGTTTAGCACCACAGCTCTAGTC GTTGATTCAGTTCTGAGGTTGTTGGGTGAAATGATCATGCGG GACCAAGTTCATGCATCATTTGTGTCAGAAGATACATGGGACCTACAAATATTTAAACAATTACCATCATC GTCTACTCTGTACTTCATTGCTTGTTACTTTTCAAAGATAGGTTTTCAG GGCGATGTATCCAATTCCATATTTATTAGAAAGAATCTGTTAAGATCAACTTTTGAGTTAGTGCACTCCAAG GGTTTCTCTCTTTtgaatgaacaaagtgttctgATGATTCCTGAAACCATTTTTTCTCTCTGTGCTGGTTTTTCCTCGCCAGTGATTAACTCAGCAGATACATCGCAACTGTTTGGTGAATGTAAAAACTTATCTAAG GACAAGTGCTGGTCTCACGAGGAAGAACTAGGTTATTCTGTGGAAACTCTATCGGAGATCAATCTGGAAAGTCCTACCAAG GCCATGTCTGAGAAATGCAGCCGAGCGCACCTTCCTCGGCATATTCAGCAACCCTTGCTCCTGGAGCTTCTAGAGTTCACCAAAGGATTCATGTCCTCAAATAAACAGTTTGAGAAAGTGGACTTACCTAATCTTGTTTATGCCTGCTCTCTAGTCTGCAATCTAATTCATTGTTCGCTGTTGTCAAG GGTCTTTGAAGAAAAATCTTCTTTTCTGCAAGTTATGTTGGATTATGTCACCAATGCCATAAAACATATTGTGTCAGTGGTTATGAAGGAACATGCTGAACTTTCTCATGGTCTTACCAATCTAGGATCAGTATTTGACACAACTGGCTCAGCCTTATCCTCATTTAAGAGCTTCATGCATTCTCCATTATTTAGTCTGTGGAGAGTTAATAACAAAACTAGTTCTGTGCTTGGTGTCACCGAATTACTTGATGAACTCTTAGAGGCAATTTCTGAGCTATTTGCTCAGTTCTCTAGTTTGATGAACAATTTTGATGGAGACAATCCTAGTAAAATGTTGCCAGTGCCTTTTGTCAGTTTGTCAGAGGACCTACATCCTGACAACAGAAGTAGTTTTGTTGATATGGATCTTGATATGACTGGCTCTGGTGAAGTAGATCCTGTCACAGCAGGTGGAAGTGGAAGTATGGGTATCTCACCACGGCCTTTGGAGTGCAAGCTAGAACTAGTCTGTAttatttcaacttttttctctGTTGTGCCGCTTCATACCTGGGAAGTCTTGTACAACTTAGCTGACAAAGAGGTCAATATCAAG GTTGGCCAGGCTATCTTGCTTGAACTTTGCACAAATATCTCTGCCTCATCAAGTAGTTTATCTTCTGTG CTCAATCTTGTAGTTGATATGTGGGAAAGAAGTGCTTGTACACTACTTAGCTCTGCAGATTGTTTAGCACATGTCCATGCCTTGCTAAGGAATTTGACAGCTAATTGTGATGTTGGGCATAATACTGATGGAAGGTCACAAGGATGTAAAGTGGCATCCAATGAG AACCAGGATGTCTTCTTAGACTTACTAAACAAGGCTACAGAGATCAGTTTCACAGATTGGTTTTTCCGCATCAGGCTGATTAATTGCATCTCCAACTTTATTTATCTGTTCCCTGATGTCGCACAG GACATGATTGGTCATTTGCTTAGCATGCTGCATGATACTGATTACCGTGTTAGGTTGTATTTGGCTCGGAAAATTGTTGTGCTATTCCAAATATGGGAAGGACACAGCGAGTTGTTCCATGATGTTTG CTCCAGTATTGGTGTCAAGATGGTGCAGTTTTCAAATGAAAATCCAGTTAGAGCTAGAGAAGTGTTGGCTATTGGTCCACAGCCTGTTCCTATTATTGAAACTGCTCTGATTACACTAGCTCATTTGTCCTTACAAAGTGAGGATATTGAGGTTGAG TGTGTATTCATGATTTCCGCTGTTGCTGCTATAGAGCCTTCTCAGCG AGAATTAACTTATGCTCTATTTGATTCTGTCTCAAAGAGGCTCAATTATGCTTCACGAAGTAAG tattTGGACCAACTGATAGGTCCAATTCTTTTCCGGTGGGTTGCTTGTGAAGTGAGCCTAGTTTCGCTTGTTGAG GTGAAAGAAATGTTTGGCTTTAAATCGGATGAGCCAAAGAACTTCATTGAACATTGCTGCTCATGGTTACTTTCTTTCCTTATTCTGAGGGGTGAGACTGCCGATCTTAATTGGCTATCCAAG ATTTTGTCTCAACCTTTGTCTGCTGTTATAAAGGGATACTTTGTCCCGATCTTTGGATTGTGCATTGCTGCCAGATATGGCTCAGGGCCAGAAAAGGACTTAGCAGAGACTGTCTTATGTGAATCCCTTTTGCAGCTTGGTGAAATTTCTGAGCCTGAGCGCGATGATCTCATTAAAAAACATATG GTTTCCATAGTTGGCTTTTTGCTATCAGTTTCATCTTCTTCACGTCAGCCAGAAATCCCACACTTCTCCAAGGAGGCTGTGGCACACTCGGTGAAAACAGTTGTTGACGGATTTATGGATGCAAT GGATGGTAATTTGGCTGAAACAGTTGTTATTGATAAAATCAATATATTCCGTTCAGACAGGGTTTTTAAG TTTCTGTTGGCAATACATCAGCAAATTGCAGATGCTAGCCATCCTAGGCATATTCGCCATCGGCTTTGTGCCATTGAGGTTTTGATAGATGTACTTGGGCATAGAGTGGCTCTTTACAGCACTTGGTT CTATATTATTTGTATAGTGGGGAGTTACATCCAGAGACAACCATTGCAAGACCAATGCTGCAATATCTTGTCCAAGTTGTTGGCTGCTTTCAATTCGAACTGTTCTACTGAAACTGATGCTGCGCTTGGCAAGCAGCTTCAG CTCTTAGTTCCAAAATTGGTCACTTGTTGCCTTCGTAATGAGAAGGGAGGGAAAGGTGCTATTGCAGACTCATCAAGAGTTTTATCTTTGCTTCGTCAATTGACAGTTGATGCTGATCCATTGCTTTATGATTACATAAGA GATTTGGAGCCACTTCCTAGCTTTGATTGCTTAAAAGATATACAAGTGTTCCATGCTTCACTTTCTGGTTCCTATGATTCAAGAGATCAGTTTCTAAAG TTTGTTAGCAGGGCTCCTCACTTGCCACCAGAGCTGTTTCTGCTGAG TCTTCGTATGCATCACAAGAAGTTATTATTGGGAGAGATCATATATAGAGGCGATGTATCTGTGGATAATGCAGACACAATTAGCTGTTGGCACAGTGACCCGGATGTTGTTTCTGCTGTATGGACTCTTGTTGACCTCTGTAGCTCATCGTCTGTGGCAAATGAAGCTTCATCGGTGCTTGCTGATTTTATTTCTAGG GCTGGCATATCTGATGTGCATCAAGTGATATTTCATGTGCCGAATCTTACTGAAAAGTATCCCATACAACCACATATTTCCAAGGAGGATAAATTGCCCTCGGACTATGGCATTTCTGATGATATTTTGGTTGGTCTTCTGAAACTTTTGAAAGCTTGTTTGTCTGATGAGTCAGCTGAAATAATAGATGTTACTTCACGGACACTGAGG GGAGTTCTGTCAACGGCAAGGGGTCTGAATGCTCTGCATTGCCTTGATTCTCTTGATAGGTCTTTGCTGATG GTTCATTCACGAGGCATAAATGCTCAGGTAGTTGAACAAACACTTTTGGGCATGGAAAAGGTTTCTGGTG TTTCACTTGAAGATTCAGATTTATGGAGAACTGATGGTCGGACTTACAAGCAATGGCTATGCACCTTGGTGGGCTCACTAATTTGTCATTGTGATGACATCATCTTGAG ACTTTGTAGGAGTATTGCTTTTCTCAAAGTTGAGGTTGCTGAACTTTTGCTTGCAAGTGCTCTTGTGAACATTGCGGGCAATTTGGATTCAAATGCTGGCATCTGCAGATTAATTTCATCTATG GTggaggaaaaaatattttgtgacTCCAATCATTTGATGAAGTCAGTTTATCTGTTTTTGGATGCGCTGAATGTTGTCAGGTCTTATTATGTTGCAGAAAAAGCCAGAGGTTGCCCTTCAAATACTCTCAAG GATGGTAGATCTGTTAGATCCAAAAGTCGATCACCAACCACCACCCCATCATCCTCCTGGAAGAAG GTGTACTGGCTTTCAGTTGATTATCTTGTGGCTGCCAGAGCTGCTAAT AGGTGCTCATGTGACTTTGCAACACTAATGTATGTTGAGCTTTGGTGTGAGGAAAAATTCAATATGCTAGCATTAGGACCTCCAGATTTTTCGCACGAAGAGTCG TTGCCCCCACATATTGATCTACTGGTTGCTTCATTTACTCGCATAAATGAGCTGGACAGCATTTATGGGATCACACTGGCGAATGAG ATAACTTCACAAATCATTAGATATGAGCATGAGGGTGATTGGAGTAGTGCTCTTGAATATCACGATTTACTTGTAAGATCAACTCGAAAGGAGAACCATGGCAGTTTGGCTGGGACAGCATTGACTGGACCATCTGATGTGCCTTCTAAAGCTGAAGAGAAGATGCTGAACTGGCAAATGCACAAAGGTCTGATGAGATCTTTGCAGAAGACTGGATGTAGTCATGTCCTTGATGTCTACTGCCAAGGTTTAAGCAACCAAAAAAGTTGTCTTCAACAAGATTCAGAATTTATTGATATGCAA TATGAAGCTGCTTGGAGAGCTGGAAATTGGGATTTCTCCTTTTTCATTCCATACTCTTCTCAGCCTTCTACCCATTCCCAAAGTTACTGCCTTTTCAATGGAAATTTGCACAG TTGCTTAAGAGCTCTGCAGAATGGTGATTCCGAGGAGTTCCATGTGAAGCTTTCTAACTCCAAGATG GATCTTGTGCTGGCTCTTTCAAATGCTAGCAAGGAGAGCACAAAATACATCCATTCTACTGTTATCAAACTACAG ATGTTAGATCATCTTACTATGGCTTGGGACCTACGATGGAAATTCTGTCTCAATCAGACATCAAAGTCTTATGTTGGAAACAAGGATTTTTCTCCAGTTCCAACTGTTCCTACAAGGATGCAG TTGGAACTGCTGAATAAAGAGTGGACTTTCATCCTGTGTCAAACAGAACGTAACCTTGACCTTTTGGAACCTTTTCTAGCATTCCGCAGTGCCGTCCTTAAGATCTTAGGTTCTGAAGAGCATCTCAGAGAACATTTATTTCAATCTGCTTCAGCACTCCGGAAG GGAGCAAGATTTTCTTTGGCTGCAGCTGCTTTATATGAACTCAAAGAACTTCGTTACCACATGGATCATCAAGCTATGCCAAATTCTTATTTCCTATTTAAG CTTGAAGAAGCTAAACTGCTGAGAGCTCAAGGGCAGCATGATATGGCTATAAATCTTGGGAAATACATTCTAAAGAACCATCCTGATAAGAAGAATGTATCAGATGTCTATCGATTAGTCGGCAAGTGGTTGGCTGAAACAAGATCGAGCAA ttCAAGAACTATCATTGATGACTACCTAAGGCATTCCGTAGATTTTACTGAATTGCACAAGTGCCCAGACAAAAAGTACAAGTCTAGGCAGTGCCGAACATATTTCCATCTAGCGCATTACACAGATGGCTTATTCAAAAGCTATGAGGAAAGACTTTCATCCAACGAATGGCAAGCAGCTCTGCGATTAAGAAAATACAAG TCTAAGGAGCTGGATACACTGATGAAAAGACTTAAAAGTTCATCAAAG AGTGAAAAGACTGATTACTCAGTGAAAATCCAAGAGTTACAGAAACAACTTGCACTTGACGAAGAAGAGGCAGGGAAGATTCAG GATGATCGGGACAAATTCTTGAATCTAGCGCTTCAGGGGTACCAACGCTCACTCGTTGTCGGTGGGAAATATGATCTACAAGTG GTTTTCCGGTTGGTCTCACTATGGTTTAGTCTTTTCTCAAGAGAGCAAGTTGTGAAAGCAATGATGAAAACAACAAAAGAG GTCCAGTCCTACAAATTCATACCATTGGTCTATCAAATTGCTTCTAGACTTGGTAGCTCAAAAGATGCGCAGGGCTCAACAAACTTCCAG aaTGCGCTAGCTTCtcttctgaagaaaatggccATTGATCATCCTTATCATACAATATTTCAG CTTTTGGCTCTAGCAAATGGTGACCGCGTCAAAGACAAGCAAAGGAGTAGAAGTTCTTTTATTGTAGACATGGACAAGAAACTTGCTGCTGAAAATCTGTTAAAGGATTTATCTTCTTCTCATGGAGCTTTGATTCGTCAG ATGAAGCAAATGGTTGAGATCTACATTAAGTTGGCTGAACTAGAGACCAAGAAGGAG GACACGAACAAAAGAATTCCACTACCTAGGGAGATCCGCAGCATTTGTCAGCTTGAACTT GTTCCTGTTGTAACTGCTAGTATTCCAGTCGATCCTAATTGTCAGTATGAAGAAGGTTCCTTTCCACATTTTAATGGGCTAGCAGATTCTATTAT GGTAATGAATGGAATTAATGCTCCGAAGGTTATTGAATGTATTGGCTCTGATGGTAACAAATATCGCCAACTCGCAAAATCTGGAAATGATGACCTGCGACAAGATGCT GTTGTTCCCTTCACCCCAAGTGCTGGTGTTGTTGAATGGGTAAACGGGACTGTTCCTCTTGCTGAATATCTTGTGGGAAG TACAAGAAGTGGTGGAGCACATGGAAGATATGGAACTGGAGACTGGACATATCATCAATGCAGGGAGACCATGACAAAT gaaAAAGACAAGAGGAGGGCGTTTGTCAAAGTCTGCAACAACTTCAG GCCTGTGATGCACCACTTCTTCCTTGAGAGATTCTTGCAGCCTGCAGATTGGTTCCAAAGTAGACTTGCTTACACAAGAAGTGTGGCAGCAAGCTCAATG GTAGGATATATTGTGGGACTTGGAGATCGTCATTCCCAGAATATTCTCATTGATCAAGAGACAGCTGAGGTTGTACACATAGATCTTGGTGTTGCATTTGAACAGGGTCTCATGCTTAAAACTCCTGAACGG GTTCCATTTCGCCTGACGAGGGACATGATAGATGGCATGGGAGTTACTGGCGTTGAAGGTGTATTTAGAAGGTGTTGTGAGAAAACTCTTTCGGTCATGAGGGCAAATAAAGAAGCGTTGGTCACTATTATTGAA GTCTTCGTCCATGATCCGTTGTATAAATGGGCTCTTTCACCACTGAAGGCTTTACAGCGTCAAAAG GAAAGTGAAGACATTGACTCGTGCTTGGATGACTCGCAAGAGGCTTGCGAGGGCAACAAGGATGCAGCCCGAGCTATCCTCCGTGTTAAGCAGAAACTAGATGGATATGAAGATGGTGAAATGAGAAGTGTACAGGGCCAG GTGCAACAACTGATACAGGATGCAGTAGATGCGGACCGGTTGTGCCAAATGTTTCCAGGGTGGGGAGCATGGTTGTAA